One Primulina huaijiensis isolate GDHJ02 chromosome 5, ASM1229523v2, whole genome shotgun sequence DNA segment encodes these proteins:
- the LOC140977156 gene encoding KH domain-containing protein At3g08620-like isoform X2, with the protein MAGHYNPSFSPSRTVSPQIRSIPDADSRYLSELLAEHQNIGPFAQVLPICSRLLNQEILRVTGMMPNHGFGEFERLRHRSPSPMASSNLLSNAGGTGLAGWNGLTRERYGPPGMTMSWQGAPASPSAYTVKRIMRLEIPVDTYPNFNFVGRLLGPRGNSLKRVEATTGCRVYIRGKGSIKDPEKEEKLRGRPGYEHLNEPLHVLIEADLPANVVDIRLQQAQEIIEELLKPVDESQDFVKSQQLHELAMINSNIREESLGPSGSVSPFNTISMKRAKMGC; encoded by the exons ATGGCGGGTCATTACAATCCCAGCTTCTCGCCATCCAGAACCGTGTCTCCGCAGATTAGAAGCATCCCAGATGCGGACAG TCGGTATTTATCAGAGCTACTGGCGGAGCATCAAAATATAGGTCCTTTCGCACAAGTTCTTCCCATCTGTAGCAGACTCCTGAATCAAG AGATCTTGCGGGTTACTGGGATGATGCCCAATCACGGCTTCGGAGAATTTGAGAGGCTAAGACATAGAAGTCCCAGCCCTATGGCTTCTTCAAACCTTTTATCAAATGCTGGTGGTACAGGGTTAGCTGGCTGGAACGGACTGACTCGAGAG AGGTACGGCCCCCCTGGTATGACAATGAGCTGGCAAGGAGCTCCAGCAAGTCCTAGTGCATACACCGTCAAAAGAATCATGCGCCTAGAAATTCCTGTTGACACCTATCCTAAC TTCAATTTTGTGGGGCGACTTTTAGGCCCTAGAGGAAATTCATTGAAACGAGTGGAAGCTACTACAGGATGTCGAGTATATATTAGAGGAAAGGGTTCAATAAAGGACCCTGAAAAG GAAGAGAAGCTACGGGGCCGACCAGGTTATGAGCACCTGAATGAACCGCTCCATGTCCTAATTGAGGCTGATTTACCCGCAAATGTTGTTGATATTAGACTACAGCAAGCACAAGAGATAATCGAGGAACTGCTGAAGCCAGTG GATGAGTCACAGGATTTTGTCAAGAGTCAGCAACTCCATGAGTTAGCCATGATAAATTCCAACATAAGAGAGGAGAGCCTGGGACCAAGTGGCAGTGTTTCACCTTTCAATACCATCAGTATGAAACGTGCAAAAATGGGATGTTAA
- the LOC140977156 gene encoding KH domain-containing protein At2g38610-like isoform X1: MAGHYNPSFSPSRTVSPQIRSIPDADSSRYLSELLAEHQNIGPFAQVLPICSRLLNQEILRVTGMMPNHGFGEFERLRHRSPSPMASSNLLSNAGGTGLAGWNGLTRERYGPPGMTMSWQGAPASPSAYTVKRIMRLEIPVDTYPNFNFVGRLLGPRGNSLKRVEATTGCRVYIRGKGSIKDPEKEEKLRGRPGYEHLNEPLHVLIEADLPANVVDIRLQQAQEIIEELLKPVDESQDFVKSQQLHELAMINSNIREESLGPSGSVSPFNTISMKRAKMGC; this comes from the exons ATGGCGGGTCATTACAATCCCAGCTTCTCGCCATCCAGAACCGTGTCTCCGCAGATTAGAAGCATCCCAGATGCGGACAG TAGTCGGTATTTATCAGAGCTACTGGCGGAGCATCAAAATATAGGTCCTTTCGCACAAGTTCTTCCCATCTGTAGCAGACTCCTGAATCAAG AGATCTTGCGGGTTACTGGGATGATGCCCAATCACGGCTTCGGAGAATTTGAGAGGCTAAGACATAGAAGTCCCAGCCCTATGGCTTCTTCAAACCTTTTATCAAATGCTGGTGGTACAGGGTTAGCTGGCTGGAACGGACTGACTCGAGAG AGGTACGGCCCCCCTGGTATGACAATGAGCTGGCAAGGAGCTCCAGCAAGTCCTAGTGCATACACCGTCAAAAGAATCATGCGCCTAGAAATTCCTGTTGACACCTATCCTAAC TTCAATTTTGTGGGGCGACTTTTAGGCCCTAGAGGAAATTCATTGAAACGAGTGGAAGCTACTACAGGATGTCGAGTATATATTAGAGGAAAGGGTTCAATAAAGGACCCTGAAAAG GAAGAGAAGCTACGGGGCCGACCAGGTTATGAGCACCTGAATGAACCGCTCCATGTCCTAATTGAGGCTGATTTACCCGCAAATGTTGTTGATATTAGACTACAGCAAGCACAAGAGATAATCGAGGAACTGCTGAAGCCAGTG GATGAGTCACAGGATTTTGTCAAGAGTCAGCAACTCCATGAGTTAGCCATGATAAATTCCAACATAAGAGAGGAGAGCCTGGGACCAAGTGGCAGTGTTTCACCTTTCAATACCATCAGTATGAAACGTGCAAAAATGGGATGTTAA
- the LOC140977155 gene encoding helicase-like transcription factor CHR28 isoform X1 — MLTIFRGILGGLRQISCIQVSSAFGNFTEVVGKSEMASLDPIDISSSSDSDSDLREIDNYREGSPVTNSASSVNLRVLPSWGSSNPPHSTSYNGHSHQVLSSSKRPAVNGETSSKRHEVHRASSSRMARDGNSHQSNGLNNAGRFNTTHELRSFPESMKRALPASIQPSISRAISNNLVENVGGSQIRETYGKYYQPATLSDSLNGKNHMVEDFHRVTVNDSTLYEKRGNRLLPSSLMIGKYSPTLQVLSSNDSMHQTGVGEERIAGADERFVYQAALQDLHQPKDEATLPDGTLSVSLLRHQKTALAWMLKKESSGLCLGGILADDQGLGKTVSMIALIHAQRILEGKSKPEDSCNIQTEALDLDDDDEIRDIAADETKQAKESEEFTILPQTSNKVTGFHCRRPTAGTLIVCPASVLRQWARELHEKVTDEAKLSVLIYHGGNRTKSPASLAKYDAVLTTYAIVSNEVPRQPLVEEDDSEPKDGDIYGLSSTFSMAKKRKKLSANKRSKKGKKDINISAFDSDCGTLAKVKWSRVILDESQTIKNHRTQVARACCSLRAKRRWCLSGTPIQNSIDELFSYFRFLRYDPYDKYKTFVSSIKTLISRDSAKGYKKLQVVLRNIMLRRTKGTFIDGKPIIILPPKKVHLERVDFAAEERTFYSKLEADSRKQFKEYAAAGTLNQNYANILLLLLRLRQACDHPLLVKGFRSDPVGEVSSEMAKSLPRELLVNLNNFLEDSLAICLACKDPPENAIVTMCGHVFCYQCVSDHLTGEDSTCPAPECKEQLGADLVYSRATLRRCLSDDIDSDTTVSYEMGEKSKVLQTDYISSKIRSALEILKSHCISKSQRSKSYDLVTVGGDASSSSGLYLDSESEEPEKAIVFSQWTSMLDLVEISLKNSHINFRRLDGTMSIAARDKAVKDFNTDPEVDVMLMSLKAGNLGLNMVAACRVILLDLWWNPTTEDQAVDRAHRIGQTRPVTVSRLTIKDTVEDRILALQEDKRKMVASAFGEDQSGMPATRLTVEDLRFLFEGSGR; from the exons ATGCTTACCATTTTTCGTGGAATACTTGGTGGTTTAAGACAAATTTCTTGCATT CAGGTCTCTTCAGCATTTGGAAATTTTACAGAGGTGGTAGGTAAATCAGAAATGGCTTCATTGGATCCTATTGACATCAGTTCATCATCCGACAGTGACTCAGACTTACGGGAGATAGACAATTATAGAGAAGGGTCTCCTGTGACGAATAGTGCCTCTTCTGTAAATCTCAGGGTACTTCCATCATGGGGATCTTCAAATCCTCCACATTCGACGA GTTACAATGGTCATTCTCATCAAGTTCTTTCCTCCTCCAAGAGGCCTGCTGTTAATGGAGAAACTTCCTCAAAACGCCACGAGGTCCATAGAGCTTCAAGTTCAAGGATGGCTCGGGATGGGAATTCGCACCAATCTAATGGTTTAAACAATGCTGGTAGATTCAACACTACTCATGAATTACGTTCTTTTCCTGAATCCATGAAGAGAGCACTTCCTGCATCCATCCAACCTTCCATATCGAGAGCGATATCGAACAACTTAGTGGAGAATGTTGGTGGCAGTCAAATTCGTGAAACATATGGAAAATATTATCAACCAGCAACATTATCAGATTCTTTAAATGGAAAGAACCACATGGTCGAAGATTTTCACCGGGTCACTGTGAATGATTCAACATTGTATGAGAAAAGAGGGAATCGGCTATTACCTTCATCTTTGATGATTGGGAAATATTCTCCAACCCTTCAGGTTCTTAGTTCAAATGATTCCATGCATCAAACAGGGGTTGGTGAAGAAAGGATTGCTGGAGCTGATGAGAGATTTGTTTACCAAGCAGCTTTGCAG GATTTGCATCAACCCAAAGATGAAGCTACTTTACCTGATGGCACATTGTCTGTATCTCTGCTTAGGCACCAG AAAACTGCTTTGGCGTGGATGCTCAAGAAGGAATCATCTGGTTTATGCTTGGGCGGAATTTTGGCTGATGATCAG GGCCTTGGTAAGACTGTGTCAATGATTGCCCTCATACACGCGCAAAGAATTCTGGAGGGAAAATCTAAGCCCGAAGACTCATGCAATATCCAAACTGAAGCCTTAGATTTGGATGACGATGATGAAATTAGGGATATTGCAGCTGATGAAACAAAGCAGGCTAAAGAGAGTGAAGAATTTACTATACTTCCACAGACGAGTAACAAAGTAACGGGATTTCACTGCAGGAGGCCGACAGCAGGTACATTGATTGTGTGTCCAGCTAGTGTTCTTCGACAGTGGGCTCGAGAGCTGCATGAGAAAGTTACAGATGAAGCTAAACTCTCTGTTTTGATTTATCATGGAGGTAATAGGACTAAAAGTCCTGCATCATTAGCAAAATATGATGCGGTTTTGACCACGTATGCCATTGTGTCCAATGAAGTTCCAAGACAACCTTTGGTTGAAGAGGACGACAGTGAACCTAAAGATGGAGACATATATGGATTATCTTCTACATTTTCCATGGCAAAGAAACGAAAAAAGTTGTCAGCTAATAAGAGGTCCAAGAAGGGTAAAAAAGACATCAATATTTCTGCTTTTGATAGTGATTGTGGCACATTAGCGAAGGTAAAATGGTCTAGGGTTATTTTGGATGAATCTCAAACCATAAAAAATCATAGAACTCAAGTGGCCAGGGCCTGCTGCAGCCTTAGAGCAAAGCGAAGATGGTGCTTATCTGGAACACCAATACAAAATTCAATAGACGAGTTATTCAGCTACTTCAGATTTTTGAGATATGATCCATATGATAAGTACAAAACATTTGTCTCCTCGATCAAGACTTTAATTTCAAGGGATTCAGCCAAAGGATACAAAAAGCTTCAGGTTGTTTTAAGAAATATCATGTTGCGTCGAACTAAAG GCACATTTATTGATGGCAAACCTATAATTATCCTGCCACCCAAGAAAGTACACTTAGAGCGGGTGGACTTTGCTGCAGAAGAAAGGACCTTTTATAGCAAACTTGAAGCAGATTCACGCAAGCAATTTAAG GAATATGCTGCTGCTGGCACGTTGAATCAAAATTATGCAAATATACTACTGCTGCTTCTCCGACTTCGTCAAGCCTGTGACCATCCATTACTTGTCAAAGGCTTCCGTTCTGATCCTGTTGGAGAAGTTTCCTCTGAGATGGCCAAATCACTCCCGAGGGAATTActtgttaatttaaataattttctggAAGATTCTTTGGCCATATGTCTTGCATGCAAA GATCCTCCTGAAAATGCAATCGTCACAATGTGCGGACATGTTTTCTGTTATCAGTGTGTCTCAGATCATTTGACAGGGGAAGACAGTACTTGTCCAGCCCCAGAATGCAAGGAACAACTTGGTGCAGATCTTGTTTATTCCCGAGCGACTTTACGAAGATGTTTATCTGATGATATTGACAGTGATACCACCGTTTCATATGAAATGGGTGAAAAATCTAAGGTTCTGCAAACTGACTACATATCTTCTAAAATCAGATCTGCTCTGGAAATTCTCAAGTCACATTGCATTTCAAAAAGTCAGAGGTCAAAGTCGTATGATTTGGTTACAGTTGGGGGAGATGCTTCATCTTCAAGTGGTCTCTACTTGGATTCTGAGAGTGAAGAACCTGAAAAGGCCATTGTGTTTTCCCAGTGGACTAGCATGTTGGACTTAGTGGAGATATCACTGAAGAACTCCCATATAAATTTCCGTAGGCTTGACGGTACAATGTCAATAGCTGCAAGAGACAAGGCTGTCAAAGATTTCAACACTGATCCAGAG GTGGATGTCATGTTGATGTCTCTAAAAGCTGGAAATCTTGGCCTGAACATGGTTGCTGCTTGCCGCGTAATTCTTTTGGATCTTTGGTGGAATCCGACAACAGAAGATCAGGCTGTTGATCGAGCACATAGGATAGGACAGACGCGTCCTGTTACAGTGTCGAGGTTAACCATCAAGGACACTGTTGAAGATCGCATTTTGGCTCTTCAG GAAGACAAGAGGAAGATGGTCGCATCTGCTTTTGGTGAAGATCAAAGTGGCATGCCTGCTACTCGCCTCACAGTCGAAGATCTCAGATTTTTATTTGAGGGCTCTGGACGCTGA
- the LOC140977155 gene encoding helicase-like transcription factor CHR28 isoform X2, translated as MLTIFRGILGGLRQISCIVSSAFGNFTEVVGKSEMASLDPIDISSSSDSDSDLREIDNYREGSPVTNSASSVNLRVLPSWGSSNPPHSTSYNGHSHQVLSSSKRPAVNGETSSKRHEVHRASSSRMARDGNSHQSNGLNNAGRFNTTHELRSFPESMKRALPASIQPSISRAISNNLVENVGGSQIRETYGKYYQPATLSDSLNGKNHMVEDFHRVTVNDSTLYEKRGNRLLPSSLMIGKYSPTLQVLSSNDSMHQTGVGEERIAGADERFVYQAALQDLHQPKDEATLPDGTLSVSLLRHQKTALAWMLKKESSGLCLGGILADDQGLGKTVSMIALIHAQRILEGKSKPEDSCNIQTEALDLDDDDEIRDIAADETKQAKESEEFTILPQTSNKVTGFHCRRPTAGTLIVCPASVLRQWARELHEKVTDEAKLSVLIYHGGNRTKSPASLAKYDAVLTTYAIVSNEVPRQPLVEEDDSEPKDGDIYGLSSTFSMAKKRKKLSANKRSKKGKKDINISAFDSDCGTLAKVKWSRVILDESQTIKNHRTQVARACCSLRAKRRWCLSGTPIQNSIDELFSYFRFLRYDPYDKYKTFVSSIKTLISRDSAKGYKKLQVVLRNIMLRRTKGTFIDGKPIIILPPKKVHLERVDFAAEERTFYSKLEADSRKQFKEYAAAGTLNQNYANILLLLLRLRQACDHPLLVKGFRSDPVGEVSSEMAKSLPRELLVNLNNFLEDSLAICLACKDPPENAIVTMCGHVFCYQCVSDHLTGEDSTCPAPECKEQLGADLVYSRATLRRCLSDDIDSDTTVSYEMGEKSKVLQTDYISSKIRSALEILKSHCISKSQRSKSYDLVTVGGDASSSSGLYLDSESEEPEKAIVFSQWTSMLDLVEISLKNSHINFRRLDGTMSIAARDKAVKDFNTDPEVDVMLMSLKAGNLGLNMVAACRVILLDLWWNPTTEDQAVDRAHRIGQTRPVTVSRLTIKDTVEDRILALQEDKRKMVASAFGEDQSGMPATRLTVEDLRFLFEGSGR; from the exons ATGCTTACCATTTTTCGTGGAATACTTGGTGGTTTAAGACAAATTTCTTGCATT GTCTCTTCAGCATTTGGAAATTTTACAGAGGTGGTAGGTAAATCAGAAATGGCTTCATTGGATCCTATTGACATCAGTTCATCATCCGACAGTGACTCAGACTTACGGGAGATAGACAATTATAGAGAAGGGTCTCCTGTGACGAATAGTGCCTCTTCTGTAAATCTCAGGGTACTTCCATCATGGGGATCTTCAAATCCTCCACATTCGACGA GTTACAATGGTCATTCTCATCAAGTTCTTTCCTCCTCCAAGAGGCCTGCTGTTAATGGAGAAACTTCCTCAAAACGCCACGAGGTCCATAGAGCTTCAAGTTCAAGGATGGCTCGGGATGGGAATTCGCACCAATCTAATGGTTTAAACAATGCTGGTAGATTCAACACTACTCATGAATTACGTTCTTTTCCTGAATCCATGAAGAGAGCACTTCCTGCATCCATCCAACCTTCCATATCGAGAGCGATATCGAACAACTTAGTGGAGAATGTTGGTGGCAGTCAAATTCGTGAAACATATGGAAAATATTATCAACCAGCAACATTATCAGATTCTTTAAATGGAAAGAACCACATGGTCGAAGATTTTCACCGGGTCACTGTGAATGATTCAACATTGTATGAGAAAAGAGGGAATCGGCTATTACCTTCATCTTTGATGATTGGGAAATATTCTCCAACCCTTCAGGTTCTTAGTTCAAATGATTCCATGCATCAAACAGGGGTTGGTGAAGAAAGGATTGCTGGAGCTGATGAGAGATTTGTTTACCAAGCAGCTTTGCAG GATTTGCATCAACCCAAAGATGAAGCTACTTTACCTGATGGCACATTGTCTGTATCTCTGCTTAGGCACCAG AAAACTGCTTTGGCGTGGATGCTCAAGAAGGAATCATCTGGTTTATGCTTGGGCGGAATTTTGGCTGATGATCAG GGCCTTGGTAAGACTGTGTCAATGATTGCCCTCATACACGCGCAAAGAATTCTGGAGGGAAAATCTAAGCCCGAAGACTCATGCAATATCCAAACTGAAGCCTTAGATTTGGATGACGATGATGAAATTAGGGATATTGCAGCTGATGAAACAAAGCAGGCTAAAGAGAGTGAAGAATTTACTATACTTCCACAGACGAGTAACAAAGTAACGGGATTTCACTGCAGGAGGCCGACAGCAGGTACATTGATTGTGTGTCCAGCTAGTGTTCTTCGACAGTGGGCTCGAGAGCTGCATGAGAAAGTTACAGATGAAGCTAAACTCTCTGTTTTGATTTATCATGGAGGTAATAGGACTAAAAGTCCTGCATCATTAGCAAAATATGATGCGGTTTTGACCACGTATGCCATTGTGTCCAATGAAGTTCCAAGACAACCTTTGGTTGAAGAGGACGACAGTGAACCTAAAGATGGAGACATATATGGATTATCTTCTACATTTTCCATGGCAAAGAAACGAAAAAAGTTGTCAGCTAATAAGAGGTCCAAGAAGGGTAAAAAAGACATCAATATTTCTGCTTTTGATAGTGATTGTGGCACATTAGCGAAGGTAAAATGGTCTAGGGTTATTTTGGATGAATCTCAAACCATAAAAAATCATAGAACTCAAGTGGCCAGGGCCTGCTGCAGCCTTAGAGCAAAGCGAAGATGGTGCTTATCTGGAACACCAATACAAAATTCAATAGACGAGTTATTCAGCTACTTCAGATTTTTGAGATATGATCCATATGATAAGTACAAAACATTTGTCTCCTCGATCAAGACTTTAATTTCAAGGGATTCAGCCAAAGGATACAAAAAGCTTCAGGTTGTTTTAAGAAATATCATGTTGCGTCGAACTAAAG GCACATTTATTGATGGCAAACCTATAATTATCCTGCCACCCAAGAAAGTACACTTAGAGCGGGTGGACTTTGCTGCAGAAGAAAGGACCTTTTATAGCAAACTTGAAGCAGATTCACGCAAGCAATTTAAG GAATATGCTGCTGCTGGCACGTTGAATCAAAATTATGCAAATATACTACTGCTGCTTCTCCGACTTCGTCAAGCCTGTGACCATCCATTACTTGTCAAAGGCTTCCGTTCTGATCCTGTTGGAGAAGTTTCCTCTGAGATGGCCAAATCACTCCCGAGGGAATTActtgttaatttaaataattttctggAAGATTCTTTGGCCATATGTCTTGCATGCAAA GATCCTCCTGAAAATGCAATCGTCACAATGTGCGGACATGTTTTCTGTTATCAGTGTGTCTCAGATCATTTGACAGGGGAAGACAGTACTTGTCCAGCCCCAGAATGCAAGGAACAACTTGGTGCAGATCTTGTTTATTCCCGAGCGACTTTACGAAGATGTTTATCTGATGATATTGACAGTGATACCACCGTTTCATATGAAATGGGTGAAAAATCTAAGGTTCTGCAAACTGACTACATATCTTCTAAAATCAGATCTGCTCTGGAAATTCTCAAGTCACATTGCATTTCAAAAAGTCAGAGGTCAAAGTCGTATGATTTGGTTACAGTTGGGGGAGATGCTTCATCTTCAAGTGGTCTCTACTTGGATTCTGAGAGTGAAGAACCTGAAAAGGCCATTGTGTTTTCCCAGTGGACTAGCATGTTGGACTTAGTGGAGATATCACTGAAGAACTCCCATATAAATTTCCGTAGGCTTGACGGTACAATGTCAATAGCTGCAAGAGACAAGGCTGTCAAAGATTTCAACACTGATCCAGAG GTGGATGTCATGTTGATGTCTCTAAAAGCTGGAAATCTTGGCCTGAACATGGTTGCTGCTTGCCGCGTAATTCTTTTGGATCTTTGGTGGAATCCGACAACAGAAGATCAGGCTGTTGATCGAGCACATAGGATAGGACAGACGCGTCCTGTTACAGTGTCGAGGTTAACCATCAAGGACACTGTTGAAGATCGCATTTTGGCTCTTCAG GAAGACAAGAGGAAGATGGTCGCATCTGCTTTTGGTGAAGATCAAAGTGGCATGCCTGCTACTCGCCTCACAGTCGAAGATCTCAGATTTTTATTTGAGGGCTCTGGACGCTGA
- the LOC140977155 gene encoding helicase-like transcription factor CHR28 isoform X3 — MARDGNSHQSNGLNNAGRFNTTHELRSFPESMKRALPASIQPSISRAISNNLVENVGGSQIRETYGKYYQPATLSDSLNGKNHMVEDFHRVTVNDSTLYEKRGNRLLPSSLMIGKYSPTLQVLSSNDSMHQTGVGEERIAGADERFVYQAALQDLHQPKDEATLPDGTLSVSLLRHQKTALAWMLKKESSGLCLGGILADDQGLGKTVSMIALIHAQRILEGKSKPEDSCNIQTEALDLDDDDEIRDIAADETKQAKESEEFTILPQTSNKVTGFHCRRPTAGTLIVCPASVLRQWARELHEKVTDEAKLSVLIYHGGNRTKSPASLAKYDAVLTTYAIVSNEVPRQPLVEEDDSEPKDGDIYGLSSTFSMAKKRKKLSANKRSKKGKKDINISAFDSDCGTLAKVKWSRVILDESQTIKNHRTQVARACCSLRAKRRWCLSGTPIQNSIDELFSYFRFLRYDPYDKYKTFVSSIKTLISRDSAKGYKKLQVVLRNIMLRRTKGTFIDGKPIIILPPKKVHLERVDFAAEERTFYSKLEADSRKQFKEYAAAGTLNQNYANILLLLLRLRQACDHPLLVKGFRSDPVGEVSSEMAKSLPRELLVNLNNFLEDSLAICLACKDPPENAIVTMCGHVFCYQCVSDHLTGEDSTCPAPECKEQLGADLVYSRATLRRCLSDDIDSDTTVSYEMGEKSKVLQTDYISSKIRSALEILKSHCISKSQRSKSYDLVTVGGDASSSSGLYLDSESEEPEKAIVFSQWTSMLDLVEISLKNSHINFRRLDGTMSIAARDKAVKDFNTDPEVDVMLMSLKAGNLGLNMVAACRVILLDLWWNPTTEDQAVDRAHRIGQTRPVTVSRLTIKDTVEDRILALQEDKRKMVASAFGEDQSGMPATRLTVEDLRFLFEGSGR; from the exons ATGGCTCGGGATGGGAATTCGCACCAATCTAATGGTTTAAACAATGCTGGTAGATTCAACACTACTCATGAATTACGTTCTTTTCCTGAATCCATGAAGAGAGCACTTCCTGCATCCATCCAACCTTCCATATCGAGAGCGATATCGAACAACTTAGTGGAGAATGTTGGTGGCAGTCAAATTCGTGAAACATATGGAAAATATTATCAACCAGCAACATTATCAGATTCTTTAAATGGAAAGAACCACATGGTCGAAGATTTTCACCGGGTCACTGTGAATGATTCAACATTGTATGAGAAAAGAGGGAATCGGCTATTACCTTCATCTTTGATGATTGGGAAATATTCTCCAACCCTTCAGGTTCTTAGTTCAAATGATTCCATGCATCAAACAGGGGTTGGTGAAGAAAGGATTGCTGGAGCTGATGAGAGATTTGTTTACCAAGCAGCTTTGCAG GATTTGCATCAACCCAAAGATGAAGCTACTTTACCTGATGGCACATTGTCTGTATCTCTGCTTAGGCACCAG AAAACTGCTTTGGCGTGGATGCTCAAGAAGGAATCATCTGGTTTATGCTTGGGCGGAATTTTGGCTGATGATCAG GGCCTTGGTAAGACTGTGTCAATGATTGCCCTCATACACGCGCAAAGAATTCTGGAGGGAAAATCTAAGCCCGAAGACTCATGCAATATCCAAACTGAAGCCTTAGATTTGGATGACGATGATGAAATTAGGGATATTGCAGCTGATGAAACAAAGCAGGCTAAAGAGAGTGAAGAATTTACTATACTTCCACAGACGAGTAACAAAGTAACGGGATTTCACTGCAGGAGGCCGACAGCAGGTACATTGATTGTGTGTCCAGCTAGTGTTCTTCGACAGTGGGCTCGAGAGCTGCATGAGAAAGTTACAGATGAAGCTAAACTCTCTGTTTTGATTTATCATGGAGGTAATAGGACTAAAAGTCCTGCATCATTAGCAAAATATGATGCGGTTTTGACCACGTATGCCATTGTGTCCAATGAAGTTCCAAGACAACCTTTGGTTGAAGAGGACGACAGTGAACCTAAAGATGGAGACATATATGGATTATCTTCTACATTTTCCATGGCAAAGAAACGAAAAAAGTTGTCAGCTAATAAGAGGTCCAAGAAGGGTAAAAAAGACATCAATATTTCTGCTTTTGATAGTGATTGTGGCACATTAGCGAAGGTAAAATGGTCTAGGGTTATTTTGGATGAATCTCAAACCATAAAAAATCATAGAACTCAAGTGGCCAGGGCCTGCTGCAGCCTTAGAGCAAAGCGAAGATGGTGCTTATCTGGAACACCAATACAAAATTCAATAGACGAGTTATTCAGCTACTTCAGATTTTTGAGATATGATCCATATGATAAGTACAAAACATTTGTCTCCTCGATCAAGACTTTAATTTCAAGGGATTCAGCCAAAGGATACAAAAAGCTTCAGGTTGTTTTAAGAAATATCATGTTGCGTCGAACTAAAG GCACATTTATTGATGGCAAACCTATAATTATCCTGCCACCCAAGAAAGTACACTTAGAGCGGGTGGACTTTGCTGCAGAAGAAAGGACCTTTTATAGCAAACTTGAAGCAGATTCACGCAAGCAATTTAAG GAATATGCTGCTGCTGGCACGTTGAATCAAAATTATGCAAATATACTACTGCTGCTTCTCCGACTTCGTCAAGCCTGTGACCATCCATTACTTGTCAAAGGCTTCCGTTCTGATCCTGTTGGAGAAGTTTCCTCTGAGATGGCCAAATCACTCCCGAGGGAATTActtgttaatttaaataattttctggAAGATTCTTTGGCCATATGTCTTGCATGCAAA GATCCTCCTGAAAATGCAATCGTCACAATGTGCGGACATGTTTTCTGTTATCAGTGTGTCTCAGATCATTTGACAGGGGAAGACAGTACTTGTCCAGCCCCAGAATGCAAGGAACAACTTGGTGCAGATCTTGTTTATTCCCGAGCGACTTTACGAAGATGTTTATCTGATGATATTGACAGTGATACCACCGTTTCATATGAAATGGGTGAAAAATCTAAGGTTCTGCAAACTGACTACATATCTTCTAAAATCAGATCTGCTCTGGAAATTCTCAAGTCACATTGCATTTCAAAAAGTCAGAGGTCAAAGTCGTATGATTTGGTTACAGTTGGGGGAGATGCTTCATCTTCAAGTGGTCTCTACTTGGATTCTGAGAGTGAAGAACCTGAAAAGGCCATTGTGTTTTCCCAGTGGACTAGCATGTTGGACTTAGTGGAGATATCACTGAAGAACTCCCATATAAATTTCCGTAGGCTTGACGGTACAATGTCAATAGCTGCAAGAGACAAGGCTGTCAAAGATTTCAACACTGATCCAGAG GTGGATGTCATGTTGATGTCTCTAAAAGCTGGAAATCTTGGCCTGAACATGGTTGCTGCTTGCCGCGTAATTCTTTTGGATCTTTGGTGGAATCCGACAACAGAAGATCAGGCTGTTGATCGAGCACATAGGATAGGACAGACGCGTCCTGTTACAGTGTCGAGGTTAACCATCAAGGACACTGTTGAAGATCGCATTTTGGCTCTTCAG GAAGACAAGAGGAAGATGGTCGCATCTGCTTTTGGTGAAGATCAAAGTGGCATGCCTGCTACTCGCCTCACAGTCGAAGATCTCAGATTTTTATTTGAGGGCTCTGGACGCTGA